Proteins from a single region of Felis catus isolate Fca126 chromosome B4, F.catus_Fca126_mat1.0, whole genome shotgun sequence:
- the LOC101095423 gene encoding cationic amino acid transporter 3-like, translated as MLCQAFHRFGQKLVRRRPLEEEVFEISFERSLSTLDLVALGVGRTIGAGVYILACEMISNQAGPSIVICILVAGLSFVLTGLCYAEISAWVPHSGSSYLYTYVIIGELWAFITGWNLILSFTADTVIYTMTWVLTFENLLGNQMSQTLRESISQHIPQVLVDNLGYFAVALLLLLREIEYMNFYELFALSKVFTLVKILVLSFVIISGFIKGDLHNWQLTEEDYVKAGLNDTSKLGPLGSGGFVPFGFQGILRGAATCFYTFIGFSIIVTRVKEVQNPQRSIPMGIVISLFICFVVYFGVFSALTLMVPYYKLQPGSTLPEAFLHIGWAPAYYVVGFGFFCSVCGIFMGFMTPIQWVICMMAEDGLLFPVLTRIYTSIYPRFMATVVFTIIAAITIFFLGITDLVDLRSIGTLVSYSLVAFCVLIIRYQPDRRNGGHEAEVQQQNVSAAERLTLQGLLFPGSPTPTPLSGRVVYVCSSLLVLCLTLLCLVLAHWPVLLSGNLAWISVVVLLLVLITGITGVIWRQPQSSSPLRFKVPAVPLLPLLSIFMNVYLMMQMTAGTWARFGVWTLIGFAIYFAYGVQHNLVTNPT; from the coding sequence ATGCTGTGTCAAGCGTTTCACAGATTTGGCCAAAAGCTGGTACGCAGACGTCCACTGGAGGAAGAAGTATTTGAGATTTCCTTTGAAAGAAGCCTGAGCACTCTGGATTTAGTGGCCCTGGGTGTGGGCCGCACAATAGGTGCAGGTGTGTACATCCTGGCTTGTGAGATGATCAGCAATCAAGCAGGACCATCCATCGTGATCTGCATTTTGGTGGCTGGCTTATCTTTTGTGTTGACTGGGCTGTGCTATGCTGAGATTAGTGCCTGGGTTCCCCATTCTGGCTCCTCATATCTCTACACCTATGTCATTATTGGTGAACTCTGGGCTTTCATCACTGGCTGGAACCTCATCCTGTCCTTTACTGCTGATACAGTCATTTATACCATGACCTGGGTCTTAACCTTTGAAAACCTGCTTGGGAACCAGATGTCTCAGACCCTGCGTGAAAGCATCTCTCAGCATATTCCTCAAGTCCTTGTAGACAATCTAGGCTACTTTGCTGTGGCCCTTCTGTTGTTACTTAGAGAAAttgaatatatgaatttttatgaGTTATTCGCCCTTTCCAAAGTGTTCACATTGGTGAAAATTTTGGTTCTCAGTTTTGTCATCATCTCTGGCTTCATTAAGGGGGACCTGCACAACTGGCAGCTCACAGAAGAGGACTACGTAAAGGCTGGACTCAATGACACTTCTAAGTTGGGCCCTCTGGGCTCTGGAGGATTTGTGCCTTTTGGCTTCCAGGGGATTCTCCGTGGAGCAGCTACTTGTTTCTATACATTTATAGGTTTCAGTATTATTGTTACCAGAGTGAAAGAAGTCCAGAATCCCCAGCGTTCTATCCCCATGGGCATTGTGATTTcactgttcatctgctttgtggTATATTTTGGTGTCTTTTCTGCACTTACACTTATGGTGCCTTACTACAAGCTTCAACCTGGGAGCACCTTGCCTGAGGCATTTCTCCATATTGGCTGGGCCCCTGCCTACTATGTTGTAGGTTTTGGATTTTTCTGTAGTGTTTGTGGCATTTTCATGGGCTTTATGACCCCCATACAGTGGGTGATATGCATGATGGCAGAAGATGGCCTCCTGTTTCCTGTCTTGACCAGGATCTATACCAGTATATACCCCCGATTCATGGCCACTGTGGTATTTACGATTATTGCAGCAATCACTATATTCTTCCTTGGAATCACTGATCTTGTGGACCTCAGGTCAATTGGGACACTGGTATCTTATTCTCTGGTTGCTTTTTGTGTTCTCATCATCAGGTATCAACCTGATAGGAGGAATGGGGGACATGAAGCAGAGGTGCAGCAACAGAATGTATCTGCAGCAGAGAGGCTGACTCTACAGGGACTACTTTTTCcaggcagccccacccccactccactctCTGGCCGGGTTGTCTATGTTTGCTCCTCACTGCTTGTTCTTTGCCTCACTCTTCTTTGCCTGGTGCTGGCCCACTGGCCAGTTCTGCTTTCTGGAAACCTAGCGTGGATTTCAGTGGTTGTGCTCCTCCTGGTGCTCATCACGGGGATCACTGGGGTAATCTGGAGACAGCCGCAGAGCTCCAGTCCCCTTCGCTTTAAGGTCCCTGCTGTGCCTCTCCTCCCACTACTGAGCATCTTCATGAATGTTTACCTTATGATGCAGATGACAGCTGGCACCTGGGCCCGATTTGGTGTCTGGACTCTGATTGGGTTTGCTATCTACTTTGCCTATGGAGTTCAGCACAACCTGGTCACTAACCCCACTTAA